Within Aspergillus oryzae RIB40 DNA, chromosome 2, the genomic segment TGGAGGTATGCTACCTCACAATGGGGATACTTTTGTTATCGTTTGAAGCCTAACACCGGTCGTCCGAATGAAAAGGCCTTTTCCAGATCTCCGTGAAGCTTCCTCACGAGCCTTATAAGATTCAGGTGATGGTGGGTGTTTAAAACCAGTTGACATCTAAATGACCGCAGAGATTTAACGGATTGCCTAACTGTTCTGTCCCTGCGTAGGTGTCAAGCCAGGAGCAAGTTCAAGATGTCCGACAGTCGATTGTCGAGCTTCCAAGCACCTTCCAGTATACTTGCTTCCACCTGGAGTTCAACGGCAAGCGCATCAATGACTTCGTCGAGCTGTCTGAAGTTCCCGATTTGAAAGCTGATTCGGAAATCGTCCTTGTGGAAGACCCATATACCGAGAAGGAATCCCGCATGCACGTTATCCGAATGAGGGAGCTAGTTGGAGCTGCAGGCGACCGTGTCGACAACCTCCAGGGTATCAGCGCCGGTCTGTCGCTGCACGATTCCATCTCCGAGGAAGCCGCTGCTGGAGAGACCACCGAGAAGGAGCACTCGTTGTCTAAATATGACATTGCCGGCTCACCGTCTCTCAACACCATCCTCCCTAAAGCAGAGGCTCCTCTTCCCAAGACCGTTAAGTCGATTTCGCTATCCCCATGGAACCCTGTCCCTTACCATCTCCGTCAAAAGGGTCACCTGCTCTACCTTCAGGTCACCACCAACGAGGGAGAGCAATTCCAGATCACTTCTCAcgtttctggcttcttcgtGAATAAGTGTTCCAATGCTAGGTTCGATCCTTTCCCCAAGCCCATGCCGAAGAAGGGCAGCGCCCACTCTCTTCTTACTCTGATCTCACATTTGTCTCCTTCTTTCACCACCTCCTTCGAAGCGCTGCAGGaggccaacaacaagaaggacCTTTTGACtactttccccttccagaaTGCTATCCCCAACAGCCCATGGCTCGTTGCTCCTCCTTCGTCCAGTGTGAATGCCCATCAGCCTGATATCACTCGGTCACAAGAGAACTATTTGATCTCTGGTGTCGACAACGCGGAAACCTTGCGAGACTGGAATGAGGAGTTCCAGACCACGCGGGAGTTGCCTCGTGACACCGTTCAGGACCGTGTGTTCCGAGAACGTTTGACCTCCAAGCTATTCGCGGATTATAACGAGGCCGCGGCTCGCGGTGCCGTTTTGGTCGCCAAGGGCGAGGTCGCTCCCCTCAACCCCACTGAGGATCGCGATGCTCAGATCTTTGTGTACAACAATATCTTCTATTCCTTCGGCGCTGATGGTGTCGGCACTTTCGCTTCCGAGGGCGGCGACGAAGCTGCTCGCGTAGCCGTCGGTAAAGACGTTGTAGGTATTAAGGCGGTCAACCAGCTAGATATCAACGGCCTGTTCACACCCGGAACCGTCGTCGTGGACTACCTTGGAAAGCGTATTGTCGGCCAGAGTATTGTGCCTGGTATCTTCAAGCAGCGCGAACCTGGTGAGCACCAGATCGACTACGGTGGTGTTGAAGGCAAGGACGTCGTGGCTACCCACCCCGACTTTGTCCCTGTCTTTGAAAAGCTCTCCAAGGCCCTCCGCATTAAGAAGCACGCTGTCTGGGATAAGGACGGCAAGCGTCATGACCTCGAAGGCAGTGTTGAGACCAAGGGCTTGCTTGGCACAGATGGCAGAAAATATGTGCTCGACCTCTACCGCGTCACTCCTTTGGATGTCATGtggcaggaagaagaaggaagcgatgCCTACCCTCATAACATGTCGGTTCTGAGATTGGAGCTTGTTGAATCCTACTGGAGACACAAGATGAGCCAGTATGTGAAGGCTGAGGTTGAGCGCCGTCGCGCCGCCAAGGCCGTGGAAACCGCTTCTAAGGAGAAGTCTGAAGAGAATGCTGAATCGAAGGAGGAAGGTTCCGAAGAGAAGAGTGAAGAGGCACTGGACCAGGAGCGGGTTGACATCTCTGGGTTCTCTCTTGCCTTGAACCCTGACGTCTGCAGTGGCCAGATCCCTCAGActgatgaagaaaaggagcagTGGGCTCAGGACGAGAAGGAGGTCCGTGAGACATGCGACTTCCTCCGTTCCAAGGTGATGCCTGAGCTGATCCAGGATCTGCACGACGGCGATGTCGGCTTCCCCATGGACGGACAATCTCTTAGTCAGCTTCTGCACAAGCGTGGTATTAACATTCGCTACCTTGGCAAGTTGGCCCAGAtgtccaaggagaagggcgcCCGTCTGGATGCTTTGACCCTCCTGCTTGTCCAGGAAATGATTGCTCGTGCCTTCAAGCACATTGCCAACAGTTACTTGCGCAACGTGGCCGCGCCATTTACCGCCTCCTGCATTGCCCACCTCCTGAACTGTCTCCTGGGTGCTGATGTCAACTCGAACCCTCAAGCCGATATCGACGCATCTCTGCGGGAGATCTATCCAGAGGCTGACTTCTCTTTTGAGAAGGTTACACCGACAACTTTGCGGGCTGAGATTGAGAAGCACGTCTCTACCCGGTACCGTTACACCCCTGAGCCTGAGTGGTTCAACTCTTTGAGGCACCTGCAGCTTCTTCGTGATATCTCCATCAAGCTCGGTCTTCAGCTTAGCGCCCGCGAGTACGCTTTTGCCAAGTCCCAACTTCCCGCTAAGGTTCCTGCTACCAACGGTGCCAGCCAAgaggaaggcaaaaagaagaagaagaagggcggcGATTCTAAGTCTCCGGCTCGTGCTGCCTCTCCAGAGAAGCCTGCTGTATCCATCGTTCCTGACGACATCGTCAACATTGTGCCTCTGGTCAAGGATGCCTCTCCCCGAAGCTCCCTTGCTgaagaagccctggaagCTGGACGTATCTCCCTCATGCAGAACCAGAAGCAGCTGGGCCAGGAGCTCATTCTGGAATCTCTGTCCCTGCATGAGCAGATTTACGGCATCCTCCACCCAGAAGTTGCCAAGCTCTACCACCAGTTGTCCATGCTTTACTACCAGActgatgagaaggaagctgCTGTGGAGCTGGCTCGTAAGGCCGTTATCGTCACTGAGCGCACTCTCGGCGTTGATTCGGCCGACACCATCTTGAGCTACCTTAACCTTAGTCTGTTCGAGCATGCCTCTGGAAACACCAAGACTGCTTTGGTTTATATTAAGCACGCTATGGATCTG encodes:
- a CDS encoding translation initiation factor 3 subunit CLU1 (uncharacterized protein CLU1/cluA/TIF31 involved in mitochondrial morphology/distribution, also found associated with eIF-3), giving the protein MAQTNGELEHSKAETPEQLTNGNHPEETQEEEQNGGLFQISVKLPHEPYKIQVMVSSQEQVQDVRQSIVELPSTFQYTCFHLEFNGKRINDFVELSEVPDLKADSEIVLVEDPYTEKESRMHVIRMRELVGAAGDRVDNLQGISAGLSLHDSISEEAAAGETTEKEHSLSKYDIAGSPSLNTILPKAEAPLPKTVKSISLSPWNPVPYHLRQKGHLLYLQVTTNEGEQFQITSHVSGFFVNKCSNARFDPFPKPMPKKGSAHSLLTLISHLSPSFTTSFEALQEANNKKDLLTTFPFQNAIPNSPWLVAPPSSSVNAHQPDITRSQENYLISGVDNAETLRDWNEEFQTTRELPRDTVQDRVFRERLTSKLFADYNEAAARGAVLVAKGEVAPLNPTEDRDAQIFVYNNIFYSFGADGVGTFASEGGDEAARVAVGKDVVGIKAVNQLDINGLFTPGTVVVDYLGKRIVGQSIVPGIFKQREPGEHQIDYGGVEGKDVVATHPDFVPVFEKLSKALRIKKHAVWDKDGKRHDLEGSVETKGLLGTDGRKYVLDLYRVTPLDVMWQEEEGSDAYPHNMSVLRLELVESYWRHKMSQYVKAEVERRRAAKAVETASKEKSEENAESKEEGSEEKSEEALDQERVDISGFSLALNPDVCSGQIPQTDEEKEQWAQDEKEVRETCDFLRSKVMPELIQDLHDGDVGFPMDGQSLSQLLHKRGINIRYLGKLAQMSKEKGARLDALTLLLVQEMIARAFKHIANSYLRNVAAPFTASCIAHLLNCLLGADVNSNPQADIDASLREIYPEADFSFEKVTPTTLRAEIEKHVSTRYRYTPEPEWFNSLRHLQLLRDISIKLGLQLSAREYAFAKSQLPAKVPATNGASQEEGKKKKKKGGDSKSPARAASPEKPAVSIVPDDIVNIVPLVKDASPRSSLAEEALEAGRISLMQNQKQLGQELILESLSLHEQIYGILHPEVAKLYHQLSMLYYQTDEKEAAVELARKAVIVTERTLGVDSADTILSYLNLSLFEHASGNTKTALVYIKHAMDLWKIIYGPNHPDSITTMNNAAVMLQHLKQYSDSRKWFEASLTVCESLFGRQSINTATILFQLAQALALDQDSKGAVGKMRDAYNIFLSQLGPEDRNTKEAETWLEQLTQNAVSIAKHAKDIQARRLRRINMNTRTLGTKVQPQVGQSAPSASGASSANPSLDSRSIDELLKFIEGGDTSSSRTKQKKRAAASNPKLRGSKKSSA